A stretch of Panthera tigris isolate Pti1 chromosome E2, P.tigris_Pti1_mat1.1, whole genome shotgun sequence DNA encodes these proteins:
- the CEACAM19 gene encoding carcinoembryonic antigen-related cell adhesion molecule 19, whose product MASPEGARRHFSKGLLLSASILALWVPQGSRAALHIQKIPEHPQKNQDLLLSVQGIPDTFQDFNWYLGEEAHGGTMLFTYIPELQRPQRDGSAMGQRDIVGFPNGSMLLHRAQPTDSGTYQVAVTINPAWTVRAKTKVQVEEKHEELPITHLPMSAGIMVAIIIGSLAAGALFIGSIAHLLLTRSWRGQSHRMPAPGGQGSLSVLFPAVSPVASTGPSPRTTTTEKPEAQPNHNAGDENIYEVMPSPTLLVSPLGDPGSANTAMPLPLPENHHYQDLLNPDPAPYCQLVPRP is encoded by the exons ATGGCAAGTCCTGAGGGGGCCCGACGCCACTTCTCAAAGGGCCTCCTGCTCTCAG CCTCAATCCTGGCCCTCTGGGTCCCCCAAGGCTCCCGGGCTGCCCTCCACATCCAGAAGATTCCAGAGCATCCTCAAAAGAACCAGGACCTGCTCCTGTCTGTCCAGGGCATCCCAGACACCTTTCAGGACTTCAACTGGTACCTGGGGGAGGAGGCCCACGGTGGCACGATGCTCTTCACCTACATCCCCGAGCTTCAGCGGCCCCAGAGGGACGGCAGTGCCATGGGGCAGCGTGACATCGTTGGCTTCCCCAATGGCTCCATGCTGCTGCATCGGGCCCAGCCCACCGACAGCGGCACCTACCAGGTAGCTGTCACCATCAATCCTGCCTGGACCGTGAGGGCCAAGACCAAGGTCCAGGTGGAGG AAAAGCATGAGGAGCTGCCCATTACACACCTGCCCATGAGCGCTGGGATCATGGTTGCCATCATCATTGGATCCCTTGCCGCTGGGGCCCTCTTCATCGGGAGCATTGCCCATCTCCTGTTAACAAGAAGCTGGAGGGGCCAGAGCCACAG aATGCCTGCTCCAGGAGGCCAGGGGTCCTTGTCGGTCTTGTTCCCAGCTGTGTCCCCAGTGGCTTCAACGGGGCCCAGCCCACG GACGACAACCACAGAGAAGCCAGAGGCGCAGCCCAACCACAATGCCG GTGACGAGAACATCTACGAAGTGATGCCATCTCCGACCCTCCTGGTGTCCCCCCTCGGTGACCCGGGGTCTGCGAACACCGCCATG cccctgcccctgcccgagAACCACCACTATCAG gacCTGCTGAACCCCGACCCTGCTCCTTACTGCCAGCTCGTGCCAAGGCCCTGA